In Sorghum bicolor cultivar BTx623 chromosome 10, Sorghum_bicolor_NCBIv3, whole genome shotgun sequence, one genomic interval encodes:
- the LOC8070859 gene encoding ethylene-responsive transcription factor CRF1, whose product MVEAAAVVHKAAAAVMRSSSQKKIKQEPAETTTIRKLVRVFCEDRDATDSSGDEAAAGDGASGARGVRKFVKEIVLEERRPCCDVTANPVPAGRIAGGGKRKAPAGAGAEPRYRGVRRRPWGKYAAEIRDPHKGERVWLGTFDTAEEAARKYDSEARRLRGPSATTNFPAAPTTRPDRVPLPPSSPHAVPAVGELSSAEESSDESQLVVGSPVSVLRAMPGETTPLTTLKPTDAADSTAKKDAAPGGGAGLSPFSADALLPDQLGGEDVFSFTPFGGDPDFGGVPFDDSPTPPLIDYLADDPTLDLGSLPMWPGVDGCRFSDIGDDDLFSLPPL is encoded by the coding sequence ATGGTGGAAGCAGCAGCTGTGGTCCACAAGGCGGCCGCGGCCGTGATGAGATCGTCGTCACAGAAGAAGATCaagcaggagcctgcagagacGACGACGATCCGCAAACTAGTTCGCGTCTTCTGCGAGGACCGTGACGCCACGGACTCCTCCGGCGACGAGGCTGCTGCCGGTGACGGTGCTTCTGGAGCGCGCGGGGTGCGTAAGTTTGTCAAAGAGATCGTCTTGGAGGAGCGTCGCCCTTGTTGCGATGTCACGGCGAACCCGGTGCCTGCCGGGAGGATCGCCGGCGGTGGCAAGAGGAAAGCGCCGGCCGGCGCGGGGGCGGAGCCGAGGTACAGGGGCGTGCGGAGAAGGCCGTGGGGGAAGTACGCGGCGGAGATCCGCGACCCGCACAAGGGCGAGCGGGTGTGGCTGGGCACCTTCGACACCGCCGAGGAGGCGGCCAGGAAGTACGACAGCGAGGCCCGCCGACTCCGCGGGCCATCGGCGACAACCAACTTTCCCGCAGCGCCAACGACGCGGCCTGATCGTGTTCCACTTCCACCGTCGTCGCCGCACGCCGTTCCTGCCGTGGGCGAGCTCTCCTCCGCCGAAGAGTCCAGCGACGAGTCCCAGCTGGTGGTGGGCTCGCCGGTGTCCGTCCTCCGGGCAATGCCTGGCGAGACGACGCCTCTGACGACGCTGAAGCCCACCGACGCCGCCGATTCCACAGCCAAGAAAGACGCGGCGCCCGGCGGGGGCGCCGGCCTCTCCCCGTTCTCCGCCGACGCGCTCCTGCCTGATCAGCTCGGCGGCGAGGACGTGTTCTCCTTCACCCCTTTCGGCGGCGATCCGGACTTTGGCGGCGTCCCGTTCGACGACTCGCCCACGCCGCCACTCATCGACTACCTCGCCGACGACCCGACGCTCGACCTCGGCAGCCTCCCGATGTGGCCAGGAGTCGACGGCTGCCGCTTCAGCGACATCGGCGACGACGACCTCTTCTCCCTCCCCCCGCTCTGA
- the LOC8071359 gene encoding uncharacterized protein LOC8071359 codes for MSGTIDHTTKGNAAALSAAPYAAMLKSTAYGRLRAEHPAEFAPSSVFFTHDDDRSGGSAIDRRNSFRVKAALVYEAVTGKLVDDHMLRANSLLLALASKCHSKISGQAEEAGDATDVTDEHWDAKKQLVVDGIFLVVGFLPKLNEAITTKNADRDSVDQIFKSRHMLDMVTDVIKLENQLWLQDLLNVARHIEAVVKETVGHSDFKDVKESMGVGREYKLDVTEQNLADVIHRFCWYYSPFSTKKPAAAPKDSPFKDVVASGKEAAARTLLDCLHMSVVKPALGKSGSVTGRPSRMPTARDLRRSGVRLQASENGRAEIEFTQPAVSMPALVYDFKLATVARNLLAREYEEQSKPITRYFQMVNEIVEDAADVRILRRAGVVRGGSGGAQEVHELIKNIDGHATYPSVYVAMDREIDKVREYHDQRMANFFVRNRPGVIWASSVAAISVAAIVATRRKRG; via the exons ATGAGCGGAACCATCGACCACACGACCAAGGGAAACGCCGCCGCCCTGTCGGCGGCACCGTACGCTGCCATGCTCAAGTCCACGGCGTACGGGCGGTTGCGCGCGGAGCACCCGGCGGAGTTCGCGCCCTCGAGCGTCTTCTTCACGCACGATGATGACCGGAGCGGCGGGAGCGCCATCGACCGGCGCAACAGCTTCCGGGTGAAGGCCGCGCTCGTCTACGAGGCCGTCACGGGCAAGCTCGTCGACGACCACATGCTGCGCGCCAACAGCCTGCTCCTGGCCCTCGCCAGCAAATGCCATTCCAAAATCAGTGGACAAGCCGAAG AAGCAGGAGATGCTACGGACGTCACAGACGAACACTGGGACGCGAAGAAGCAGCTCGTGGTCGACGGCatcttcctcgtcgtcggcTTCCTGCCAAAGCTGAACGAAGCGATCACCACGAAGAACGCCGACCGCGACTCCGTCGACCAGATCTTCAAGTCGCGCCACATGCTGGACATGGTCACGGACGTGATCAAGCTCGAGAACCAGCTCTGGTTGCAGGACCTGCTCAACGTGGCCCGCCACATCGAGGCCGTCGTCAAGGAGACTGTGGGGCACTCCGATTTCAAGGACGTCAAGGAATCCATGGGAGTGGGACGCGAGTACAAGCTGGACGTCACGGAGCAGAACCTCGCCGACGTGATCCACCGCTTCTGCTGGTACTACTCGCCGTTCTCCACGAAGAAGCCCGCGGCGGCGCCCAAGGACAGCCCGTTCAAGGACGTGGTGGCCAGCGgcaaggaggcggcggcgcgcaCGCTCCTGGACTGCCTGCACATGAGCGTGGTGAAGCCGGCGCTGGGGAAGAGCGGGAGCGTCACCGGCAGGCCGTCTCGCATGCCGACGGCGAGGGATCTCCGGCGGTCCGGGGTCCGTCTCCAGGCCTCCGAGAACGGCCGCGCCGAGATCGAGTTCACGCAGCCGGCGGTGTCGATGCCGGCGCTGGTGTACGACTTCAAGCTGGCCACGGTGGCCCGGAACCTGCTGGCGCGGGAGTACGAGGAGCAGAGCAAGCCCATCACGCGCTACTTCCAGATGGTGAACGAGATCGTGGAGGACGCGGCCGACGTGCGGATCCTCCGCCGCGCCGGCGTCGTCCGCGGCGGGTCCGGCGGCGCGCAGGAGGTGCACGAGCTGATCAAGAACATCGACGGCCACGCCACGTATCCGTCCGTGTACGTGGCCATGGACAGGGAGATCGACAAGGTGAGAGAGTACCATGACCAGAGGATGGCCAACTTCTTCGTCCGCAACCGCCCCGGCGTGATCTGGGCCTCGTCGGTGGCCGCCATCTCGGTGGCGGCTATCGTCGCCACGAGGAGGAAACGGGGCTGA
- the LOC110430978 gene encoding soluble starch synthase 1, chloroplastic/amyloplastic, with product MATPSAVGAACLVLARAAAGLGLGPGRGGDRARPRRLQRVVRRRCVAELSREGPAPTPRPLPPALLAPPLVPAFLAPPSEPEGEPASTPPPLPDAGLGDLGLQPEGIAEGSIDETVVVASEQDSEIVVGKEQARAKVTQSIVFVTGEASPYAKSGGLGDVCGSLPVALAARGHRVMVVMPRYLNGTSDKNYANAFYTEKHIRIPCFGGEHEVTFFHEYRDSVDWVFVDHPSYHRPGNLYGDKFGAFGDNQFRYTLLCYAACEAPLVLELGGYIYGQNCMFVVNDWHASLVPVLLAAKYRPYGVYKDSRSILVIHNLAHQGVEPASTYPDLGLPPEWYGALEWVFPEWARRHALDKGEAVNFLKGAVVTADRIVTVSKGYSWEVTTAEGGQGLNELLSSRKSVLNGIVNGIDINDWNPATDKCIPCHYSVDDLSGKAKCKSALQKELGLPIRPEVPLIGFIGRLDYQKGIDLIQLIIPHLMRDDVQFVMLGSGDPELEDWMRSTESDFKDKFRGWVGFSVPVSHRITAGCDILLMPSRFEPCGLNQLYAMQYGTVPVVHATGGLRDTVENFNPFGENGEQGTGWAFAPLTTENMLWTLRTAISTYKEHKSSWEGLMKRGMSKDFTWDHAAEQYEQIFQWAFIDRPYVM from the exons ATGGCGACGCCCTCGGCCGTGGGCGCCGCGTGCCTCGTCCTAGCGCGAGCCGCCGCCGGGCTTGGGCTTGGGCCCGGGCGGGGCGGCGATCGGGCGCGCCCGCGCCGGCTCCAGCGCGTGGTGCGCAGGCGGTGCGTCGCGGAGCTGAGCAGGGAGGGTCCCGCGCCGACGCCGCGCCCGCTGCCACCCGCGCTGCTGGCGCCCCCGCTCGTGCCCGCCTTCCTCGCGCCGCCGTCCGAGCCCGAGGGTGAGCCGGCGTCGACACCGCCGCCCCTGCCCGACGCCGGTCTCGGCGACCTCGGTCTCCAACCTGAAG GGATTGCTGAGGGTTCCATCGATGAGACAGTAGTTGTGGCAAGTGAGCAAGATTCTGAGATCGTGGTTGGAAAGGAGCAAGCTCGAGCTAAAGTAACACAAAGCATTGTCTTTGTAACTGGCGAAGCTTCTCCTTATGCAAAGTCTGGGGGTCTAGGAGATGTTTGTGGTTCATTGCCAGTTGCTCTTGCTGCTCGTGGTCACCGTGTGATGGTTGTAATGCCCAGATATTTAAATGGTACCTCTGATAAGAATTACGCAAATGCATTTTACACAGAAAAGCACATTCGGATTCCATGCTTTGGCGGTGAACATGAAGTTACCTTTTTCCATGAGTACAGAGATTCAGTTGACTGG GTGTTTGTTGATCATCCCTCATATCACAGACCTGGAAATTTATATGGAGATAAGTTTGGTGCTTTTGGTGATAATCAG TTCAGATACACGCTCCTTTGCTATGCTGCATGTGAGGCTCCTTTGGTCCTTGAATTGGGAGGATATATTTATGGACAGAATTGCATGTTTGTTGTGAATGATTGGCATGCCAGTCTAGTGCCAGT CCTTCTTGCTGCAAAATATAGACCATATGGTGTTTATAAAGACTCCCGCAGCATTCTTGTAATACATAATTTAGCACATCAG GGTGTAGAGCCTGCAAGCACATATCCTGACCTTGGGTTGCCACCTGAATGGTATGGAGCTCTGGAGTGGGTATTCCCTGAATGGGCAAGGAGGCATGCCCTTGACAAGGGTGAGGCAGTTAATTTTTTGAAAGGTGCAGTTGTGACAGCAGATCGAATTGTGACTGTCAGTAAG GGTTATTCATGGGAGGTCACAACTGCTGAAGGTGGACAGGGTCTCAATGAGCTCTTAAGCTCCCGAAAGAGTGTATTAAACG GAATTGTAAATGGAATTGACATTAATGATTGGAACCCTGCGACGGACAAATGTATCCCTTGTCATTATTCTGTTGATGACCTCTCTGGAAAA GCCAAATGTAAAAGTGCATTGCAGAAGGAGCTGGGTTTACCTATAAGGCCTGAAGTTCCTCTG ATTGGTTTTATTGGAAGATTGGATTATCAGAAAGGCATTGATCTCATTCAACTTATCATACCACATCTCATGCGGGACGACGTTCAATTT GTCATGCTTGGATCTGGTGACCCAGAGCTCGAAGACTGGATGAGATCTACAGAGTCGGACTTCAAGGATAAATTTCGTGGATGGGTTGGATTTAGTGTTCCAGTTTCCCACCGAATAACTGCCGG CTGCGATATATTGTTAATGCCATCCAGATTCGAACCTTGTGGTCTCAATCAGCTATATGCTATGCAGTATGGCACAGTTCCTGTTGTCCATGCAACTGGGGGCCTTAGA GATACTGTGGAGAACTTCAACCCTTTCGGTGAGAATGGAGAACAGGGTACAGG GTGGGCATTCGCACCCCTAACCACGGAAAACATGTTGTGG ACATTGCGAACTGCAATTTCGACATACAAGGAGCACAAATCTTCCTGGGAAGGGCTCATGAAGAGGGGCATGTCAAAAGACTTCACGTGGGACCATGCCGCTGAACAATACGAACAAATCTTCCAGTGGGCCTTCATCGATCGACCCTATGTCATGTAA
- the LOC8070860 gene encoding phospholipase A1-Igamma1, chloroplastic — translation MMAASISSSPMNLPVIIGDRRPSLSLFQAQRPPTGHHRSFFSGNVALNTSSQRRPRRSCHDVVASVATTDRPVPLAGDVDRGSQPAETSGRSDDDGQLAARWREIHGSDHWEGLLDPIDAVLRGELIRYGELAQACYDSFDYDRFSPYCGSCRFPAKTFFQDVGLGGAGYEVTRYLYATSNDLKLPNFRSRKHRSAAAAADKLWSEMGTFIGYVAVSTDEETARLGRRDIVVSWRGTVTRLEWVADVTANQTRLSGMGVPCPDPDVKVEMGFAELYTGKDAACRFCRYSAREQALAEVRKQVEVYHGRGEQVSVTVTGHSLGSALAMLNAFDIAETGANASPEPELDDDGRRCRKAQAPVCVFSFAGPRVGNLRFRERFERELGVRALRVVNVHDGVPKVPGVFFNEAAFPEAVLRAVDGLGAAGVYTHLGVPLALDHRASPFLKETMDISCYHNLEAHLHLLDGFRGSGEVFQLRGRDPALVNKSADFLRDEHMVPPVWYQEENKGMVRTEDGRWVLPPRHRDIDEHPDDTDHHLQQLGLALNAST, via the coding sequence ATGATGGCCGCCAGCATCTCTTCCAGCCCGATGAACCTCCCCGTCATCATCGGCGACCGTCGGCCGTCGCTGTCCCTCTTCCAAGCACAACGGCCTCCGACAGGGCACCACCGGTCGTTCTTCTCCGGTAACGTGGCGCTGAACACGTCGTCCCAGCGCCGTCCTCGTCGTTCTTGCCATGACGTCGTCGCCTCGGTGGCCACAACTGACCGCCCGGTTCCTCTGGCCGGGGACGTGGACCGCGGCTCTCAGCCGGCGGAGACGTCCGGGCGCTCCGACGACGACGGGCAACTGGCCGCGCGGTGGCGGGAGATCCACGGCAGCGACCACTGGGAGGGCCTGCTGGACCCCATCGACGCCGTGCTCCGTGGGGAGCTCATCCGTTACGGCGAGCTCGCGCAGGCCTGCTACGACAGCTTCGACTACGACCGCTTCTCCCCTTACTGCGGCAGCTGCAGGTTCCCGGCCAAGACCTTCTTCCAGGACGTCGGCCTCGGCGGCGCCGGCTACGAGGTCACCCGCTACCTCTACGCCACCTCCAACGACCTCAAGCTCCCAAACTTCAGGAGCCGGAAGCAcaggtccgccgccgccgccgccgacaagCTGTGGAGCGAGATGGGCACGTTCATCGGCTACGTGGCCGTGTCGACGGACGAGGAGACGGCGCGGCTCGGCCGGCGGGACATCGTCGTGTCGTGGCGCGGCACCGTCACCCGGCTCGAGTGGGTGGCCGACGTGACGGCCAACCAGACGCGGCTGAGCGGCATGGGCGTGCCGTGCCCGGACCCCGACGTGAAGGTGGAGATGGGGTTCGCGGAGCTGTACACGGGCAAGGACGCGGCGTGCCGTTTCTGCCGGTACTCGGCGCGGGAGCAGGCGCTCGCCGAGGTGCGCAAGCAGGTGGAGGTGTACCACGGCAGGGGCGAGCAGGTGAGCGTGACGGTCACCGGCCACAGCCTGGGCAGCGCGCTGGCGATGCTCAACGCCTTCGACATCGCGGAGACGGGCGCGAACgcgtcgccggagccggagctggACGACGACGGCCGCAGGTGCAGGAAGGCGCAGGCGCCGGTGTGCGTGTTCTCCTTCGCGGGGCCGCGCGTCGGGAACCTCAGGTTCCGGGAGCGGTTCGAGCGGGAGCTCGGCGTGCGGGCGCTGCGCGTCGTCAACGTGCACGACGGCGTGCCCAAGGTGCCCGGCGTGTTCTTCAACGAGGCCGCGTTCCCGGAGGCGGTGCTCCGGGCGGTGGACGGGCTGGGAGCCGCCGGCGTGTACACGCACCTGGGCGTGCCTCTGGCGTTGGACCACAGGGCGTCGCCGTTCCTCAAGGAGACCATGGACATCTCGTGCTACCACAACCTGGAGGCGCACCTGCACCTGCTCGACGGCTTCCGTGGCTCCGGCGAGGTGTTCCAGCTCCGGGGAAGAGACCCCGCGCTGGTGAACAAGTCGGCGGATTTCCTCCGCGACGAGCACATGGTGCCGCCCGTTTGGTACCAGGAGGAGAACAAGGGAATGGTCAGGACGGAGGACGGACGGTGGGTGCTGCCGCCGCGCCATAGGGACATCGACGAGCACCCGGATGACACTGACCATCACCTCCAGCAGCTCGGTCTTGCTCTCAACGCATCAACCTAG